In Alteribacter lacisalsi, a genomic segment contains:
- a CDS encoding putative polysaccharide biosynthesis protein: MSERQLVRGTMILTASIFISKMLGLIYIFPFQAIVGLEGLALYTYGYVPYTVLLSLATIGIPLAVSKFVAKYNALGDYRTGQRLFQSGLVVMGITGFAAFLVLFFLAPFVATSILDTDDLQGNSVNDAVFTIRMVSVALLIVPVMSIVRGYFQGHQSMGPTAVSQVVEQIVRIIFILLLTYLIINVWNGELGTAIGFATFGAFVGGLGGMAVLVVYFLKRRDRFQAKIEKSTADHQIPLTKMYKELLRYSIPISLVGLSIPLYQMVDLFTFNTALSAVYDADVVDRYFGAFAQAAHKLILIPVSVATAMSLAILPSVTSAFINNEKDRLQRQITQTYQIILFLSVPAAVGLSVLAYPAYGALFGLGDLAIGGEILRNYAPVAVLFAIFAVTSSLLQGINRQKYAVIALASGLVLKLSTNVLFIGWFEANGAIYATGLGYLTAVAVNVWAIGRFAEYDYRSLLKRVLLIAMFAFVMGLVVFAVNRLMQLIVPLETQGAAFLMLPVAIIAGIAVYGLLGIKSGLAGQILGHRFRFLKKRDRASEEA; this comes from the coding sequence ATGTCAGAACGTCAGTTAGTCCGGGGCACGATGATTTTAACAGCCTCGATATTTATTTCCAAAATGCTCGGCCTTATTTATATTTTCCCTTTTCAGGCAATCGTCGGTCTGGAAGGTCTCGCTCTATATACATACGGGTACGTCCCTTATACGGTTCTGCTGAGTCTTGCAACGATCGGGATTCCGCTTGCAGTATCCAAATTTGTAGCCAAATACAATGCTCTTGGAGACTATCGGACAGGGCAGCGCCTTTTCCAGTCAGGCCTTGTTGTAATGGGAATTACAGGTTTTGCTGCTTTTCTGGTCCTCTTTTTCCTGGCACCATTTGTGGCAACCAGTATTCTTGACACGGATGATCTTCAGGGAAACAGTGTAAACGATGCGGTATTTACGATCCGGATGGTCAGTGTGGCACTTTTGATCGTCCCGGTTATGTCGATTGTCCGAGGTTATTTCCAGGGACACCAGTCCATGGGACCGACAGCCGTTTCCCAGGTCGTCGAACAGATTGTGCGCATCATTTTTATTCTTCTTCTTACGTACCTGATTATAAATGTATGGAATGGAGAACTTGGAACCGCCATCGGCTTTGCCACGTTCGGAGCATTTGTCGGCGGTCTTGGAGGGATGGCTGTTCTCGTGGTGTATTTCTTGAAGCGCCGGGACCGCTTTCAGGCTAAGATTGAAAAGAGTACTGCAGATCATCAGATTCCCTTAACGAAAATGTACAAGGAGCTGCTGCGGTACTCGATTCCAATTTCTCTGGTCGGCCTGTCGATCCCTCTTTATCAGATGGTGGATCTGTTTACGTTTAATACCGCTCTCAGTGCCGTATACGATGCGGACGTGGTGGACCGGTATTTCGGCGCGTTTGCCCAGGCTGCCCACAAGCTGATCCTGATTCCTGTTTCGGTTGCGACGGCCATGTCGCTTGCGATTCTGCCGAGCGTAACAAGTGCGTTTATTAATAATGAAAAAGACAGGCTTCAGCGGCAGATCACCCAGACGTATCAGATCATCCTGTTTCTGAGTGTGCCGGCAGCCGTTGGTCTTAGCGTACTTGCATACCCGGCATACGGTGCTCTGTTTGGTCTTGGTGATCTCGCCATCGGCGGGGAGATCCTGAGAAATTATGCACCTGTTGCTGTGCTGTTTGCCATTTTTGCCGTCACATCCTCTCTTCTGCAGGGGATTAACAGACAGAAATATGCGGTGATCGCGCTTGCCTCGGGCCTCGTATTGAAGCTTTCAACAAACGTATTGTTTATCGGGTGGTTCGAAGCGAATGGAGCCATCTATGCTACAGGTCTCGGATACCTTACTGCAGTTGCAGTCAATGTCTGGGCGATAGGGCGCTTTGCTGAATATGATTACCGCTCCCTTTTAAAAAGAGTGCTTCTGATCGCGATGTTTGCTTTTGTAATGGGGCTTGTTGTATTCGCTGTAAACCGCCTTATGCAGCTTATCGTGCCACTTGAAACACAGGGTGCTGCTTTTCTGATGCTGCCTGTTGCCATTATTGCGGGTATTGCCGTCTACGGATTACTCGGCATCAAGTCGGGACTCGCGGGGCAGATTCTCGGACACCGTTTCCGGTTCCTGAAAAAAAGAGACCGGGCTTCTGAAGAGGCCTGA
- the wrbA gene encoding NAD(P)H:quinone oxidoreductase, producing MTKILIPFYSAYGHIHTMAKAVAEGAKDVEGVEVKIVRIPEFDEVQKAMSGQDAYVQAQDAQEDLPVATHDDLKWADGIIWGIPTRYGSMPAQMKQYIDSAGGLWMNGDLEGKVTSTFISSGSIHGGQETTAITTIVPLLHFGLIYVGLPYGENPEQLTTDGIGGSPYAASTVAGPDGSNQPDERDLTMAKRLGKRVASVSKSLRG from the coding sequence TTGACAAAGATTTTAATTCCGTTTTACAGTGCTTACGGCCACATTCATACAATGGCGAAGGCAGTTGCAGAAGGAGCGAAAGACGTTGAAGGTGTGGAAGTGAAAATCGTCCGCATTCCTGAATTTGATGAAGTACAGAAAGCGATGTCCGGCCAGGATGCCTACGTCCAGGCACAGGATGCCCAGGAAGATCTACCCGTGGCGACTCACGATGACCTGAAGTGGGCTGACGGCATTATCTGGGGCATTCCAACCCGCTACGGCTCTATGCCTGCTCAGATGAAACAGTATATCGATTCTGCAGGCGGACTGTGGATGAATGGCGACCTTGAAGGAAAAGTAACTTCCACTTTCATAAGCAGCGGCTCCATTCATGGAGGACAGGAAACAACAGCCATCACAACGATAGTTCCTCTACTTCACTTCGGACTGATTTACGTGGGTCTTCCTTACGGTGAAAACCCTGAGCAGCTCACGACCGACGGCATCGGCGGCTCTCCGTATGCAGCATCAACTGTAGCTGGGCCGGACGGCAGTAACCAGCCGGATGAGAGAGACCTTACTATGGCTAAGCGTCTCGGTAAGCGTGTAGCTAGTGTGTCAAAATCCCTTCGCGGATAA
- a CDS encoding alanine/glycine:cation symporter family protein: MDLGAIGQAIEAVGDFLWTYILAVILLGGGIFLTIRLRFFQFRFFGHVMKETLGKIFDKTDRKGTITPFQAFTSALASTAGATNIVGVPVAIALGGPGALFWMWVVALIGMGTKYSEIMLGLKYREENKKGEWVGGPQYYIRKALGWKAMSIGFAFSLMLVIIPSTMVQSNSISTQVQGAFGWNTALVGVGVMVVVAALVFGGIKRIGKVTDKFIPFMVLTYVVICSIVILANVTELPAVFQLIFVHAFTPVSAAGGFAGAAFAQALRWGLARGLYSNEAGLGTAPIAHSAAMTDHPSRQSLWGIFSVFVDTIILCTLSGLAVLVTGAWLEVDPDNASSMIDVAFGTVFGGTFGAAFIAVFLMFFVVTTIGILVFYGEKQAEYLFGLKFAKVMRFVYIGAIFVGAIGGLQFVWRFLDLILFFVVIFNIIPVLFLHKEIRAVTDDYIERIIKGKGGDPKVRLWHEEPAKKKKASSND, translated from the coding sequence GTGGATCTTGGGGCAATTGGACAGGCAATCGAAGCAGTTGGAGATTTTTTATGGACGTACATTCTTGCGGTAATACTTCTTGGCGGGGGGATCTTCCTGACGATAAGGCTCCGCTTTTTCCAGTTTCGCTTTTTTGGTCACGTAATGAAAGAGACGCTTGGAAAAATCTTCGATAAGACAGATCGGAAAGGGACCATCACGCCATTTCAGGCCTTTACTTCTGCCCTGGCATCGACGGCAGGGGCAACCAACATCGTCGGTGTACCGGTGGCAATCGCCCTCGGGGGACCGGGTGCCCTGTTCTGGATGTGGGTCGTGGCCCTGATTGGGATGGGAACAAAGTATTCAGAAATTATGCTTGGGCTGAAGTACCGTGAAGAAAATAAAAAAGGAGAATGGGTCGGTGGACCGCAGTACTACATAAGAAAAGCACTCGGCTGGAAAGCGATGTCCATCGGCTTTGCTTTTTCCCTAATGCTAGTAATTATCCCCAGCACGATGGTTCAGTCAAACTCCATCTCTACGCAGGTACAGGGGGCGTTCGGTTGGAACACAGCCCTCGTTGGGGTCGGGGTAATGGTCGTTGTGGCCGCACTCGTGTTTGGCGGGATTAAACGGATTGGAAAAGTAACAGACAAGTTTATCCCATTTATGGTGCTTACCTATGTTGTGATCTGTTCGATCGTCATTCTCGCCAATGTGACGGAACTTCCTGCCGTGTTTCAGCTGATTTTTGTCCACGCATTTACCCCGGTATCAGCTGCAGGCGGATTTGCCGGAGCGGCATTTGCACAGGCGCTCAGGTGGGGACTTGCGAGAGGATTGTACTCCAACGAAGCCGGTCTGGGTACGGCGCCTATCGCACACTCGGCTGCTATGACCGACCACCCTTCAAGACAGTCTCTCTGGGGGATCTTCAGTGTATTTGTAGACACTATCATTCTCTGTACACTTTCAGGGCTTGCCGTTCTCGTAACCGGAGCTTGGCTTGAAGTGGATCCGGATAATGCCTCGAGCATGATTGACGTAGCATTTGGAACGGTATTCGGGGGCACGTTCGGTGCTGCATTCATTGCTGTATTTCTCATGTTTTTTGTCGTCACCACAATCGGCATACTCGTTTTTTACGGGGAAAAACAGGCAGAGTATCTGTTTGGGCTCAAGTTCGCAAAAGTCATGCGGTTCGTTTATATCGGCGCCATCTTTGTCGGTGCTATCGGCGGCCTTCAGTTCGTCTGGCGTTTCCTGGATCTGATTCTCTTCTTCGTGGTTATCTTCAATATCATTCCGGTTCTCTTCCTTCATAAGGAGATCCGGGCGGTTACCGACGACTACATTGAAAGAATTATTAAAGGGAAAGGCGGAGATCCAAAGGTGCGGCTATGGCATGAGGAACCTGCGAAGAAGAAGAAAGCTTCTTCCAATGATTAA
- a CDS encoding secondary thiamine-phosphate synthase enzyme YjbQ: protein MLKRLTVKTNQRDEMIEITREIGAFVRESGISDGIVYVYCPHTTAGITINENADPDVKHDMLMRLDEVYPWTHDKYRHAEGNSASHLKASTVGTSQPVLIENGELILGTWQGIYFCEFDGPRSRKCMLKVMEG from the coding sequence ATGCTGAAACGCCTGACCGTAAAAACGAATCAGAGAGACGAAATGATTGAGATTACCCGTGAAATAGGTGCTTTTGTAAGAGAAAGCGGTATCAGTGACGGCATCGTTTACGTGTACTGTCCACACACGACAGCAGGCATTACAATAAATGAAAATGCCGATCCTGATGTTAAGCACGATATGCTCATGCGGCTGGATGAAGTGTATCCTTGGACACACGACAAGTACCGGCATGCAGAAGGAAACTCTGCCTCCCACCTGAAAGCGAGCACGGTCGGTACAAGCCAGCCGGTGCTGATTGAAAACGGCGAACTTATTCTGGGCACATGGCAGGGAATTTATTTCTGTGAGTTCGACGGACCCCGGAGCCGCAAGTGTATGCTGAAAGTAATGGAAGGATAA
- the proC gene encoding pyrroline-5-carboxylate reductase, giving the protein MKQTSVLMVGAGRMAEAVLAGLVKDRHPALEKITVTNRRDRERLKEVEKKYGVSVSDNGIGEAENHNVIILAAPPGAHGGLLKELSGKIDGQLVITVAAGIDTDYMEQRLPEGTPVCWIMPNTAAQIGKSMSTYTCGRFVDESHREVIRLILGSIGHAEELSVQQVHDLTAVTGSAPAFVYAFVEAMEEAAVENGVTTEQARELVVKMLSGSAAMLEAGYAPDELRQQVASPGGSTAAGLEVLKEQRFNDTIKAAVKATNDHARSQG; this is encoded by the coding sequence ATGAAACAGACGTCAGTACTTATGGTAGGAGCGGGCAGGATGGCCGAAGCCGTCCTTGCGGGACTGGTAAAGGACCGGCATCCGGCACTGGAAAAAATCACGGTAACAAACAGGAGGGACCGGGAACGGTTAAAGGAAGTGGAAAAAAAGTACGGGGTGTCCGTATCTGACAACGGGATCGGGGAAGCTGAAAATCACAACGTGATTATTCTGGCAGCACCTCCAGGGGCCCACGGCGGTCTGCTCAAAGAACTATCGGGAAAAATCGACGGCCAACTGGTGATTACCGTGGCTGCGGGAATTGATACGGATTACATGGAGCAGAGGCTGCCTGAAGGCACACCGGTCTGCTGGATTATGCCTAACACGGCAGCGCAGATTGGAAAGTCCATGTCAACCTATACATGCGGACGTTTTGTAGATGAGTCTCACCGGGAAGTGATCAGGCTTATTCTCGGATCCATCGGCCATGCGGAGGAACTTTCCGTGCAGCAGGTGCATGACCTGACGGCAGTGACCGGGAGTGCCCCGGCTTTCGTTTACGCTTTTGTGGAAGCAATGGAGGAGGCGGCTGTAGAAAACGGGGTGACCACCGAGCAGGCCCGGGAGCTTGTCGTGAAAATGCTCAGTGGATCTGCAGCCATGCTGGAGGCGGGTTATGCCCCGGATGAGCTTAGACAGCAGGTTGCGTCTCCAGGGGGATCCACAGCTGCGGGTCTGGAAGTGCTGAAGGAACAAAGGTTTAATGATACGATCAAAGCAGCAGTAAAGGCAACGAACGATCACGCCCGAAGCCAGGGATAA
- a CDS encoding RrF2 family transcriptional regulator — MQLTSYTDYALRLLLYAAVQPEGKLTSVKEVAKAYNISYNHLTKVTQELGRHGILETIKGRGGGIRLAIKPEDLPVGKVVRLTEDNSQYVECFDEENNTCVLSPSCRLKGVLHEALNAYMAVLDRYTLKDITVNEKILRDLLNMKKEKT, encoded by the coding sequence ATGCAGCTGACTTCATATACCGATTATGCACTCCGTCTTCTTCTCTACGCTGCTGTCCAGCCCGAGGGAAAACTGACCAGTGTGAAAGAAGTGGCGAAAGCTTACAATATTTCCTATAATCATCTGACAAAGGTCACTCAGGAACTTGGAAGACATGGGATTCTGGAGACGATTAAAGGTCGAGGCGGGGGCATCAGACTGGCAATAAAACCCGAGGATCTGCCGGTGGGAAAAGTAGTGCGCCTGACTGAAGATAACAGTCAGTATGTCGAGTGTTTTGATGAAGAGAACAACACCTGTGTTTTAAGCCCGTCCTGCAGGCTTAAAGGAGTGCTGCATGAAGCTTTAAATGCCTACATGGCTGTTCTCGACCGGTATACACTGAAGGACATCACCGTGAATGAAAAAATATTGAGGGACTTGCTTAATATGAAAAAGGAAAAAACCTGA
- a CDS encoding winged helix-turn-helix transcriptional regulator: MEQNNLCPKFESAFQLLGKRWNGLIIRVLMNGPKRFREVSAVIPNMSDKMLVERLKQLECEGIVKREVYPETPVRIEYTLTEKGQALGPAMDAFQSWAESWVD, from the coding sequence ATGGAACAGAACAACCTTTGTCCAAAGTTTGAATCGGCTTTTCAGTTACTCGGCAAACGCTGGAATGGTCTGATCATCCGGGTCCTTATGAATGGCCCGAAAAGATTCAGGGAAGTATCTGCCGTGATTCCGAATATGAGTGATAAGATGCTTGTGGAACGCCTTAAACAGCTTGAATGTGAAGGCATCGTTAAGCGCGAGGTTTATCCCGAGACCCCTGTGCGCATTGAATACACGCTGACAGAAAAAGGACAGGCTCTCGGCCCTGCCATGGATGCATTCCAGTCCTGGGCTGAAAGCTGGGTTGATTAA
- the hmpA gene encoding NO-inducible flavohemoprotein: protein MVMAVLKESTKEIIRSTAPVLEQEGERITSLFYKKMFQDHPELLNIFNQTNQKQGKQPRALAGTLYAAAVNIDRLESLLPAIRQIAHKHRSLNVKPEHYPIVGKYLLMAMREVLQDSPDIDDIIEAWEETYGVVAKVFIDTEAAMYAEAEEKIGGWRGFREFTVIKKEQESRVITSFYLKPADEGPLASFEPGQYISVQVMPDYSKPAHMRQYSLSDSPDKDYYRISVKKEEGMQGHEDGVVSNYLHEKIEAGDTLNLTAPAGSFTLKENSDRPLVLIAGGVGLTPLVSMLNTSSVRNPDRPVTFVAAAKSGELHAMDDHVRSMAEGSSSVRYAVCYETPSVEDRRHPNLLKEGLVDEELLSDAVPDKDAEYYFCGPVPFLRKVNGILRDWGIPESRINFEFFGPSQSI from the coding sequence ATGGTGATGGCCGTTCTAAAAGAAAGTACAAAAGAAATAATCAGGAGTACTGCACCGGTTCTGGAACAGGAAGGCGAACGCATTACCTCACTATTTTACAAAAAGATGTTTCAGGATCACCCGGAACTGTTAAACATTTTTAATCAGACGAATCAGAAACAGGGAAAACAGCCCAGGGCACTGGCAGGAACACTTTACGCAGCCGCAGTGAATATTGACCGTCTTGAAAGTCTTCTGCCGGCGATCAGACAGATTGCACATAAACACCGGAGCCTGAATGTGAAGCCGGAGCATTATCCGATAGTGGGGAAGTATCTTCTTATGGCAATGAGAGAAGTACTTCAGGATTCACCGGACATCGATGACATCATTGAGGCGTGGGAAGAGACTTATGGCGTTGTAGCAAAAGTATTTATTGATACAGAAGCAGCTATGTATGCTGAAGCGGAAGAAAAAATCGGCGGCTGGCGCGGATTCCGTGAGTTTACCGTCATAAAAAAAGAACAGGAGAGCCGGGTTATTACGTCGTTTTACCTGAAGCCGGCAGACGAAGGTCCCCTGGCATCATTTGAGCCGGGACAGTACATTTCTGTCCAGGTGATGCCCGATTACAGCAAACCGGCACATATGAGACAGTACAGCCTGTCGGATTCACCGGACAAAGATTACTATAGAATCAGTGTAAAAAAAGAGGAAGGGATGCAGGGGCATGAAGATGGTGTGGTGTCCAACTACCTTCATGAAAAGATAGAAGCAGGGGATACCTTAAACCTTACCGCGCCAGCTGGATCTTTTACATTAAAAGAAAACAGTGACCGCCCCCTCGTTCTGATCGCAGGCGGCGTGGGCCTTACTCCGCTCGTCAGCATGCTGAATACGTCTTCAGTCAGGAATCCGGACCGCCCTGTAACCTTTGTTGCGGCAGCAAAATCCGGCGAGCTGCACGCTATGGACGATCACGTTCGTTCCATGGCTGAGGGCTCAAGTTCAGTCCGTTATGCTGTATGCTATGAGACACCATCTGTAGAAGACCGCAGGCACCCGAACCTGCTTAAAGAAGGGCTGGTTGATGAGGAACTTCTCTCAGATGCAGTACCGGATAAAGATGCGGAATATTATTTCTGCGGTCCTGTTCCCTTTCTGAGGAAAGTAAACGGAATATTGAGAGACTGGGGAATTCCGGAAAGCAGAATCAATTTTGAATTTTTCGGACCGAGTCAAAGTATTTGA
- a CDS encoding BaiN/RdsA family NAD(P)/FAD-dependent oxidoreductase — protein MERQYDVIVIGGGPSGLMASVSAAQLGARVLLIDKGSKLGRKLAISGGGRCNVTNRADTEEIIKHIPGNGRFMYSPFSVFDNEDIIDFFENLGISLKEEDRGRMFPVNDKAITVVRTLLEQIRTLNVDIRTETGVADVLYDHAAGKVTGVKLTSGSEISAPNVIVAVGGKSVPHTGSTGDGYPWAKKAGHTVTDLYPTEVPITCSDSLIRDKTLQGLSLRDIELSVVDPKKKKAIKTHDGDMIFTHFGISGPAALRCSQYVVKALKKHKCTAIPLEVNLFPGKRENDVIEDITSIVEAEPKKAIKNSLAGWVPERMLNALFVLTETDPQTTQANLSKEAIRSLAQHSLAFPLQADGTLSIEKAFVTGGGVSIKEIQPKRMESKLMHGLFFCGEVLDLHGYTGGYNITVAFSTGYTAGKAAAENLWEE, from the coding sequence ATGGAACGGCAGTACGATGTAATCGTTATTGGGGGAGGACCTTCAGGGCTGATGGCCAGCGTCTCGGCGGCTCAGCTCGGGGCACGGGTTCTTCTTATCGATAAAGGATCGAAGCTCGGAAGAAAGCTTGCAATATCAGGCGGCGGAAGATGTAACGTAACCAACCGGGCCGATACGGAAGAAATTATTAAACATATCCCTGGAAATGGACGATTTATGTACAGTCCCTTTTCCGTTTTTGATAACGAAGACATTATTGATTTTTTTGAAAATCTCGGCATATCCCTCAAGGAAGAAGACCGAGGCCGGATGTTTCCGGTAAACGACAAAGCGATCACGGTTGTCCGTACGCTTCTGGAACAGATCCGGACACTGAACGTGGACATCCGCACCGAAACCGGGGTGGCTGACGTTCTATACGATCATGCAGCCGGGAAGGTAACTGGTGTGAAGCTTACTTCAGGCAGTGAGATCAGCGCACCGAACGTCATTGTTGCGGTCGGCGGAAAATCTGTTCCGCACACCGGCAGTACAGGCGACGGCTATCCGTGGGCGAAAAAAGCAGGGCACACCGTTACGGATCTTTATCCGACAGAAGTGCCTATTACATGTTCAGACAGTCTGATCCGAGATAAAACCCTGCAGGGCCTCTCCCTTCGCGACATTGAACTGTCGGTGGTCGACCCGAAGAAGAAAAAAGCCATCAAAACACACGATGGCGATATGATTTTCACCCATTTCGGTATTTCCGGCCCTGCGGCACTCCGCTGCAGTCAGTATGTGGTGAAAGCCTTGAAAAAACATAAATGTACCGCAATTCCCCTTGAAGTGAACCTCTTCCCGGGAAAAAGGGAAAACGACGTCATCGAGGATATTACCTCTATTGTGGAAGCGGAGCCGAAGAAAGCGATCAAAAATTCCCTAGCCGGCTGGGTCCCCGAGCGGATGCTGAACGCCCTTTTTGTCCTTACAGAAACAGATCCGCAGACCACACAGGCAAATCTGTCAAAAGAAGCCATCCGAAGCCTCGCACAGCATTCATTAGCGTTTCCGCTGCAGGCAGACGGGACACTTTCCATTGAAAAGGCCTTCGTCACCGGAGGAGGCGTCAGCATCAAGGAGATTCAGCCCAAACGGATGGAATCCAAACTGATGCACGGCCTGTTCTTCTGCGGGGAAGTACTCGATCTCCACGGATACACAGGAGGGTACAACATTACTGTCGCTTTTTCCACAGGCTACACCGCAGGTAAAGCGGCTGCTGAAAATTTATGGGAAGAATAA
- the leuS gene encoding leucine--tRNA ligase has product MAYNHKQVEQKWQQYWETNKTFKTEEEYDKKKFYALDMFPYPSGAGLHVGHPEGYTATDILSRMKRMQGYNVLHPMGWDAFGLPAEQYAMDTGNHPREFTVDNINTFRRQIKELGFSYDWDREVSTVDEDYYKWTQWIFTKLYEEGLAYIDEVAVNWCPALGTVLANEEVIDGVSERGGHPVERRPMKQWMLKITAYADRLLEDLDDLDWPESLKDMQRNWIGRSEGADVTFALDGHEESVSVFTTRPDTLYGATYMVLAPEHSLVEKITTSEQKEAVTGYQKAVATKSDLERTELAKEKTGVFTGAYALHPVTGEKLPVWIADYVLASYGTGAVMAVPGHDERDHEFARTFDLPIVEVVAGGDVDQEAYAEDGPHVNSDFLNGLHNEEAITKMISWLEKNGKGAKKVTYRLRDWLFSRQRYWGEPIPIIHWEDGSMEAVPESELPLTLPEMSEFKPSGSGESPLANAEDWLVVEDPKTGRKGRRETNTMPQWAGSCWYYLRYIDPDNSEQLADPEKLKHWLPVDIYIGGAEHAVLHLLYARFWHKFLYDIGVVPTKEPFQKLYNQGMILGENNEKMSKSKGNVVNPDDIIASHGADTLRLYEMFMGPLDASVSWSENGLDGARRFLDRVWRLIVKEDGTLSDSIQDVPEEGGLTRTYHQTVKKVTEDCEGLRFNTAISQMMVFVNDAYKQKTVPRTYVEGFVKMLSPIAPHVAEELWAVLGHKGTVTYESWPAYDESKLVENEVEIVVQINGKVRTKLVIAKDASREDMEKAALELDKIKEDTDGKTIRKVIAVPGKLVNIVAN; this is encoded by the coding sequence ATGGCTTACAACCACAAACAGGTTGAACAGAAGTGGCAGCAATATTGGGAAACAAACAAAACGTTCAAAACAGAAGAAGAATACGATAAGAAAAAGTTCTATGCACTCGATATGTTCCCGTATCCGTCTGGTGCCGGCCTGCACGTCGGGCACCCTGAAGGCTACACGGCAACAGACATCCTGTCCCGCATGAAGCGGATGCAGGGATACAACGTCCTTCACCCGATGGGATGGGACGCCTTTGGACTTCCGGCGGAGCAGTACGCCATGGATACGGGCAACCACCCCCGTGAATTTACAGTGGACAATATCAACACGTTCCGGCGCCAGATTAAGGAACTTGGTTTTTCCTATGACTGGGACCGTGAAGTGAGCACCGTTGATGAAGACTACTACAAATGGACCCAGTGGATCTTCACTAAGCTCTATGAGGAGGGACTCGCTTATATCGACGAAGTGGCCGTAAACTGGTGCCCGGCACTCGGCACGGTTCTTGCCAATGAAGAAGTAATCGATGGGGTGAGTGAGCGAGGCGGCCACCCGGTGGAACGCCGTCCGATGAAACAGTGGATGCTGAAGATTACCGCCTATGCTGACCGTCTTCTTGAAGATCTTGACGACCTTGACTGGCCGGAGAGCCTGAAAGATATGCAGCGCAATTGGATCGGCCGTTCGGAAGGAGCGGACGTCACGTTCGCGCTTGATGGCCACGAGGAGAGCGTCTCGGTCTTTACGACCCGCCCGGATACCCTGTACGGAGCGACCTACATGGTTCTTGCCCCGGAGCACAGCCTTGTTGAAAAAATTACAACTTCCGAACAGAAAGAAGCGGTCACCGGCTATCAGAAAGCCGTTGCGACCAAGAGTGACCTTGAGCGTACGGAGCTTGCAAAAGAAAAGACGGGCGTGTTTACCGGGGCTTATGCTCTTCATCCGGTCACAGGTGAAAAACTTCCTGTCTGGATCGCCGATTATGTACTTGCAAGCTACGGAACAGGAGCGGTTATGGCCGTACCGGGCCACGATGAGCGTGACCACGAGTTCGCCCGTACGTTTGATTTACCGATCGTGGAAGTGGTAGCAGGCGGTGACGTAGACCAGGAAGCATATGCTGAAGACGGCCCGCACGTAAACTCGGACTTCCTTAACGGACTTCATAACGAAGAAGCGATCACGAAAATGATCAGCTGGCTGGAGAAAAACGGAAAAGGTGCGAAAAAAGTGACGTACCGCCTTCGTGACTGGCTGTTCAGCCGTCAACGCTACTGGGGTGAGCCGATCCCGATTATACACTGGGAAGACGGCTCGATGGAGGCTGTGCCGGAATCCGAACTTCCGCTCACACTTCCTGAAATGAGTGAATTCAAACCGTCCGGGTCCGGCGAATCACCGCTTGCCAACGCCGAGGACTGGCTAGTCGTGGAAGACCCGAAAACGGGCCGAAAAGGGCGCCGGGAAACGAACACTATGCCCCAGTGGGCTGGCAGTTGCTGGTATTACCTCCGCTATATCGACCCGGACAACAGTGAACAGCTGGCAGATCCGGAAAAGCTGAAGCACTGGCTCCCGGTGGACATTTATATCGGTGGTGCAGAGCATGCGGTTCTTCACCTTCTGTACGCCCGTTTCTGGCACAAGTTTCTCTACGACATCGGCGTGGTGCCGACGAAGGAGCCGTTTCAGAAGCTGTATAACCAGGGAATGATTCTTGGTGAAAACAACGAGAAGATGAGTAAGTCGAAAGGAAACGTTGTTAACCCTGATGACATTATTGCCTCCCACGGTGCAGATACGCTCCGTCTGTATGAAATGTTTATGGGACCGCTTGACGCTTCAGTTTCCTGGAGCGAAAACGGGCTCGACGGTGCGCGCCGCTTCCTGGATCGTGTATGGCGTCTGATCGTTAAAGAGGATGGTACGCTTTCCGATTCGATTCAGGACGTACCTGAAGAAGGTGGTCTTACCCGCACTTACCATCAGACAGTGAAGAAAGTAACCGAAGACTGTGAGGGACTGCGTTTTAACACAGCGATCTCCCAGATGATGGTGTTCGTGAACGACGCGTACAAACAGAAGACTGTTCCGAGGACCTACGTGGAAGGTTTCGTTAAGATGCTTTCCCCGATCGCGCCGCACGTGGCTGAAGAGCTCTGGGCTGTTCTTGGTCATAAAGGCACCGTTACTTACGAGTCGTGGCCTGCATATGACGAGAGCAAGCTTGTGGAAAATGAAGTGGAAATCGTCGTTCAAATTAACGGCAAAGTCCGCACGAAGCTCGTCATCGCCAAGGATGCCAGCCGGGAGGATATGGAAAAAGCCGCCCTTGAACTTGATAAAATTAAAGAAGATACCGATGGAAAAACGATCCGTAAAGTGATCGCAGTTCCCGGTAAGCTTGTCAATATCGTAGCAAATTAA